A portion of the Juglans microcarpa x Juglans regia isolate MS1-56 chromosome 1D, Jm3101_v1.0, whole genome shotgun sequence genome contains these proteins:
- the LOC121258797 gene encoding malonate--CoA ligase-like isoform X4: MRASSDSGTFMEVVKEVSMQGCASRDRVAIRADKQSYSYIQLISSAFEISNILSSSDLISTSKESKWEKPSLSVDGVGGLGHLGGARIGIMAKPSAEFVAGMLGTWLSGGVAVPLALSYPEAELLHVMNDSDVSIVLSTEDHHEFLQEVASKCAARHSLIPPVLSISSQKHAHDHPQPGGIDERGILQRNIETSSEDPALIIYTSGTTGKPKGVVHTHRSITAQVQTLAEAWEYTSSDQFLHCLPLHHVHGLFNALLAPLYAGSTVEFMPKFSVRGIWQRWRESYPIEGTKADDAITVFTGVPTMYTRLIQGYEAMDPELQAASASAARQLRLMMCGSSALPEPVMQQWETITEHRLLERYGMTEFVMAISNPLEGIRKAGTVGKPFPGVQVKILAENENEDDADRVGELCVKSPSLFRGYWKLPEVTRESFTDGDFFRTGDAGKVDVDGYYIILGRTSADIMKVGGYKLSALEIESAILEHPAVAECCVLGLPDKDYGEAVCAIIVPNAEVKRIREEDLKPAITLEELCSWAKEKLAPYKLPTRLLLWDSLPRNAMGKVNKKELKKVLAAEQ; this comes from the exons ATGCGTGCTT CATCAGATTCTGGTACATTTATGGAGGTAGTCAAAGAAGTTTCTATGCAGGGGTGTGCCTCTCGTGACAGAGTTGCTATTAGAGCCGATAAGCAAAGTTACAGCTACATACAGCTCATTTCATCGGCATTCGAGATATCTAATATTTTAAGCAGTAGTGACTTAATAAGT aCTTCCAAAGAGAGCAAATGGGAAAAGCCTTCTCTCTCTGTTGATGGTGTGGGAGGACTTGGTCATCTTGGTGGAGCTCGAATAGGAATTATGGCCAAACCTTCAGCTGAGTTCGTTGCTGGAATGCTAGGGACCTGGTTGAGTGGAGGTGTTGCTGTTCCACTTGCACTCAGCTACCCAGAGGCTGAGCTCCTACATGTGATGAATGATTCG gatgtctCCATTGTACTAAGTACTGAGGATCATCATGAGTTTCTGCAAGAAGTTGCTTCTAAATGTGCTGCTCGACACTCTCTTATTCCACCTGTTCTGAGCATTTCTTCACAGAAACATGCCCATGATCATCCACAACCTGGTGGAATAGATGAACGTGGAATTTTGCAAAGGAATATAGAGACATCAA GTGAGGATCCAGCATTAATTATATACACAAGTGGTACAACTGGTAAACCTAAAGGAGTTGTTCACACGCACAGAAGCATCACTGCACAG GTACAAACACTCGCAGAAGCTTGGGAGTATACTTCATCTGACCAATTTTTGCATTGCCTACCGCTACATC ATGTTCATGGGCTTTTTAATGCTCTACTAGCACCTCTCTATGCCGGGTCAACG GTTGAGTTTATGCCAAAATTTAGTGTAAGGGGAATTTGGCAGAGATGGCGTGAGTCATATCCAATTGAGGGGACTAAGGCTGATGACGCTATAACTGTTTTTACAGGA GTTCCAACTATGTATACTCGATTGATACAAGGTTATGAAGCAATGGATCCAGAGTTACAAGCTGCTTCTGCCTCTGCAGCAAGACAGCTGAGACTAATG ATGTGTGGCTCCTCAGCACTCCCTGAACCTGTCATGCAACAATGGGAAACTATCACAGAGCATCGCCTTTTGGAACGATATGGCATGACTGAA TTCGTCATGGCAATATCAAATCCATTGGAAGGTATACGGAAGGCCGGGACTGTTGGGAAACCATTTCCTGGTGTGCAG GTGAAGATTCTAGCAGAAAATGAGAATGAAGATGACGCAGACAGGGTGGGTGAGCTTTGCGTTAAAAGCCCTTCATTGTTTAGGGGATATTGGAAACTTCCAGAG GTAACTAGGGAATCATTTACTGATGGTGACTTCTTCAGGACCGGGGATGCTGGTAAAGTGGATGTGGATGGATACTACATCATTTTGGGAC GTACAAGTGCTGATATAATGAAGGTTGGTGGATACAAATTATCTGCATTAGAGATTGAATCAGCTATCTTGGAG CATCCAGCTGTTGCAGAATGTTGTGTGTTGGGGTTACCGGACAAAGATTATGGAGAAGCTGTTTGTGCAATTATTGTGCCTAATGCAGAAGTTAAGAGAATAAGGGAGGAAGATTTGAAGCCTGCCATAACGTTGGAGGAACTCTGCTCTTGGGCTAAAGAAAAACTTGCACCATACAAG CTACCAACCCGATTGCTTCTTTGGGACTCGCTGCCTCGTAATGCTATGGGAAAG GTGAATaagaaagaattgaagaaaGTGCTGGCTGCTGAACAGTAA
- the LOC121258797 gene encoding malonate--CoA ligase-like isoform X3 — MRASSDSGTFMEVVKEVSMQGCASRDRVAIRADKQSYSYIQLISSAFEISNILSSSDLISTSKESKWEKPSLSVDGVGGLGHLGGARIGIMAKPSAEFVAGMLGTWLSGGVAVPLALSYPEAELLHVMNDSDVSIVLSTEDHHEFLQEVASKCAARHSLIPPVLSISSQKHAHDHPQPGGIDERGILQRNIETSSEDPALIIYTSGTTGKPKGVVHTHRSITAQVQTLAEAWEYTSSDQFLHCLPLHHVHGLFNALLAPLYAGSTVEFMPKFSVRGIWQRWRESYPIEGTKADDAITVFTGVPTMYTRLIQGYEAMDPELQAASASAARQLRLMMCGSSALPEPVMQQWETITEHRLLERYGMTEFVMAISNPLEGIRKAGTVGKPFPGVQVKILAENENEDDADRVGELCVKSPSLFRGYWKLPEVTRESFTDGDFFRTGDAGKVDVDGYYIILGRTSADIMKVGGYKLSALEIESAILEHPAVAECCVLGLPDKDYGEAVCAIIVPNAEVKRIREEDLKPAITLEELCSWAKEKLAPYKLPTRLLLWDSLPRNAMGKSSFVTPSLCLIQVNKKELKKVLAAEQ; from the exons ATGCGTGCTT CATCAGATTCTGGTACATTTATGGAGGTAGTCAAAGAAGTTTCTATGCAGGGGTGTGCCTCTCGTGACAGAGTTGCTATTAGAGCCGATAAGCAAAGTTACAGCTACATACAGCTCATTTCATCGGCATTCGAGATATCTAATATTTTAAGCAGTAGTGACTTAATAAGT aCTTCCAAAGAGAGCAAATGGGAAAAGCCTTCTCTCTCTGTTGATGGTGTGGGAGGACTTGGTCATCTTGGTGGAGCTCGAATAGGAATTATGGCCAAACCTTCAGCTGAGTTCGTTGCTGGAATGCTAGGGACCTGGTTGAGTGGAGGTGTTGCTGTTCCACTTGCACTCAGCTACCCAGAGGCTGAGCTCCTACATGTGATGAATGATTCG gatgtctCCATTGTACTAAGTACTGAGGATCATCATGAGTTTCTGCAAGAAGTTGCTTCTAAATGTGCTGCTCGACACTCTCTTATTCCACCTGTTCTGAGCATTTCTTCACAGAAACATGCCCATGATCATCCACAACCTGGTGGAATAGATGAACGTGGAATTTTGCAAAGGAATATAGAGACATCAA GTGAGGATCCAGCATTAATTATATACACAAGTGGTACAACTGGTAAACCTAAAGGAGTTGTTCACACGCACAGAAGCATCACTGCACAG GTACAAACACTCGCAGAAGCTTGGGAGTATACTTCATCTGACCAATTTTTGCATTGCCTACCGCTACATC ATGTTCATGGGCTTTTTAATGCTCTACTAGCACCTCTCTATGCCGGGTCAACG GTTGAGTTTATGCCAAAATTTAGTGTAAGGGGAATTTGGCAGAGATGGCGTGAGTCATATCCAATTGAGGGGACTAAGGCTGATGACGCTATAACTGTTTTTACAGGA GTTCCAACTATGTATACTCGATTGATACAAGGTTATGAAGCAATGGATCCAGAGTTACAAGCTGCTTCTGCCTCTGCAGCAAGACAGCTGAGACTAATG ATGTGTGGCTCCTCAGCACTCCCTGAACCTGTCATGCAACAATGGGAAACTATCACAGAGCATCGCCTTTTGGAACGATATGGCATGACTGAA TTCGTCATGGCAATATCAAATCCATTGGAAGGTATACGGAAGGCCGGGACTGTTGGGAAACCATTTCCTGGTGTGCAG GTGAAGATTCTAGCAGAAAATGAGAATGAAGATGACGCAGACAGGGTGGGTGAGCTTTGCGTTAAAAGCCCTTCATTGTTTAGGGGATATTGGAAACTTCCAGAG GTAACTAGGGAATCATTTACTGATGGTGACTTCTTCAGGACCGGGGATGCTGGTAAAGTGGATGTGGATGGATACTACATCATTTTGGGAC GTACAAGTGCTGATATAATGAAGGTTGGTGGATACAAATTATCTGCATTAGAGATTGAATCAGCTATCTTGGAG CATCCAGCTGTTGCAGAATGTTGTGTGTTGGGGTTACCGGACAAAGATTATGGAGAAGCTGTTTGTGCAATTATTGTGCCTAATGCAGAAGTTAAGAGAATAAGGGAGGAAGATTTGAAGCCTGCCATAACGTTGGAGGAACTCTGCTCTTGGGCTAAAGAAAAACTTGCACCATACAAG CTACCAACCCGATTGCTTCTTTGGGACTCGCTGCCTCGTAATGCTATGGGAAAG AGCTCTTTTGTTACACCTTCTTTATGTCTGATCCAGGTGAATaagaaagaattgaagaaaGTGCTGGCTGCTGAACAGTAA
- the LOC121261146 gene encoding cytochrome c-type biogenesis CcmH-like mitochondrial protein isoform X1 gives MIYSLGIGWFSTSHGLLTGGGFLFPRCAELKHSIDEPLRLRSWGETYLTMENEEDAVKNTRLVEARARNISHNVRCTECGSQSIEDSQADIAILLRKLIRDEIRAGKSDKDIFKKLENDYGETVLYAPKFDMQTAALWLSPILVAGAAAGVWAYKKHKQNTNVHIMALNLVRGVALTPKEKETMLDLLTPPPSNGTTPSWWRGWPGQ, from the exons ATGATATATAGTCTGGGAATCGGCTGGTTTTCTACCTCTCATGGTCTCCTCACTGGTGGAGGGTTCTTATTTCCAAGGTGTGCAGAGCTGAAGCATTCAATTGACGAACCATTGAGATTGAG AAGCTGGGGTGAAACATATTTGACAATGGAGAATGAAGAGGATGCGGTGAAGAACACACGGTTGGTTGAAGCCCGAGCAAGAAACATCAGCCACAACGTACGGTGCACTGAATGTGGGAGTCAATCCATTGAAGATTCACAAGCGGACATCGCAATTCTTCTCAGGAAG TTGATTCGTGATGAGATTCGAGCTGGGAAATCTGacaaagatatttttaaaaagctTGAGAATGATTATGGGGAGACAGTACTGTATGCCCCAAAGTTTGATATGCAGACTGCAGCCTTGTGGCTATCACCG ATTCTAGTTGCAGGTGCTGCTGCGGGGGTTTGGGCTTACAAAAAGCATAAGCAAAATACAAATGTTCACATCATGGCTTTGAACCTTGTTAGAGGTGTTGCACTGACCCCAAAAGAGAAGGAAACCATGCTAGATCTCCTTACACCTCCTCCTTCAAATGGAACAACCCCATCCTGGTGGAGGGGATGGCCAGGTCAATGA
- the LOC121261146 gene encoding cytochrome c-type biogenesis CcmH-like mitochondrial protein isoform X2 has translation MENEEDAVKNTRLVEARARNISHNVRCTECGSQSIEDSQADIAILLRKLIRDEIRAGKSDKDIFKKLENDYGETVLYAPKFDMQTAALWLSPILVAGAAAGVWAYKKHKQNTNVHIMALNLVRGVALTPKEKETMLDLLTPPPSNGTTPSWWRGWPGQ, from the exons ATGGAGAATGAAGAGGATGCGGTGAAGAACACACGGTTGGTTGAAGCCCGAGCAAGAAACATCAGCCACAACGTACGGTGCACTGAATGTGGGAGTCAATCCATTGAAGATTCACAAGCGGACATCGCAATTCTTCTCAGGAAG TTGATTCGTGATGAGATTCGAGCTGGGAAATCTGacaaagatatttttaaaaagctTGAGAATGATTATGGGGAGACAGTACTGTATGCCCCAAAGTTTGATATGCAGACTGCAGCCTTGTGGCTATCACCG ATTCTAGTTGCAGGTGCTGCTGCGGGGGTTTGGGCTTACAAAAAGCATAAGCAAAATACAAATGTTCACATCATGGCTTTGAACCTTGTTAGAGGTGTTGCACTGACCCCAAAAGAGAAGGAAACCATGCTAGATCTCCTTACACCTCCTCCTTCAAATGGAACAACCCCATCCTGGTGGAGGGGATGGCCAGGTCAATGA
- the LOC121259405 gene encoding probable plastidic glucose transporter 3, giving the protein MRGRYVDAASMYKRGASRDYINANDKEESSALVHFLNGKDVGNPPWRRSLPHVLVATLSSFLFGYHLGVVNETLESISLDLGFIGNTLAEGLVVSTCLGGAFIGCLFIGWIADGVGHRRAFQLCALPMIIGASMSATTKSLWGMLLGRLFVGTGMGLGPPVAALYVAEVSPAFVRGTFGSFTQIATCLGLMAALFIGIPAKEIVGWWRMCFWVSTVPAAVLALSMEFCTESPHWLFKRGRGVEAEVVFEKLLGGLHVKSAMAELSRSDRGDDKDTVKLSELFNGRHFKVVFIGSTLFALQQLSGINAVFYFSSTVFKSFGVPSDLANICVGIANLLGSLIATILMDKLGRKVLLLGSFSGMAVSMGLEVIAASSFASGSGVLYLSVGGMLLFVLTFALGAGPVPGLLLSEIFPSRIRANAMAFCMAVHWVINFFVGLLFLRLLEQIGAQVLYTIFGAFCLLAVFFVKSNVLETKGKSLQEIEIALLPLE; this is encoded by the exons CTTTAGTACATTTTCTGAATGGCAAAGATGTTGGAAACCCTCCATGGAGGCGCTCTTTGCCACATGTCCTTGTGGCAACTCTTTCTTCATTCCTATTTGGCTACCATCTTGG AGTGGTCAATGAGACTCTGGAAAGCATCTCTTTAGACCTTGGCTTTATTGGGAACACTTTGGCTGAAG GTCTAGTGGTGAGTACCTGTTTAGGAGGCGCCTTTATTGGATGTCTATTCATTGGTTGGATTGCAGATGGGGTCGGGCATCGACGGGCATTTCAACTTTGTGCTCTGCCAATGATAATTGGTGCGTCCATGAG CGCAACAACGAAAAGTCTATGGGGTATGCTTCTGGGGAGGTTATTTGTTGGGACGGGGATGGGTCTTGGTCCACCTGTTGCAGCTCTCTATGTGGCAGAG GTGTCACCGGCTTTTGTAAGGGGTACTTTTGGGAGCTTCACGCAAATTGCTACATGTCTAGGACTTATGGCAGCTCTTTTTATCGGAATCCCAGCCAAGGAAATTGTTGGTTG GTGGCGAATGTGTTTCTGGGTATCCACCGTTCCTGCTGCAGTACTTGCTCTTTCCATGGAGTTCTGTACAGAGTCTCCACACTGGCTTTTCAag AGAGGAAGAGGTGTTGAAGCTGAAGTTGTGTTTGAGAAACTTCTAGGAGGATTACATGTCAAGTCTGCAATGGCAGAATTGTCAAGGTCAGACAGGGGAGATGATAAGGATACCGTAAAGCTGTCCGAGTTGTTTAATGGCCGCCATTTCAAAG TGGTTTTCATTGGCTCTACCCTTTTTGCTTTACAACAGCTATCTGGCATAAATGCtgtattttatttctcttcaaCTGTCTTCAAGAGCTTCGGTGTACCTTCAGATCTTGCGAACATATGTGTGGGGATTGCAAACTTGCTTG GGTCACTAATTGCAACGATCTTGATGGATAAACTTGGAAGGAAGGTACTCCTTCTTGGAAGTTTTTCAGGCATG GCAGTGTCAATGGGACTTGAAGTAATTGCGGCAAGTTCGTTTGCATCAGGCTCTGGAGTATTGTATCTATCTGTTGGTGGCATGCTGCT ATTTGTCTTGACGTTTGCTCTTGGTGCTGGTCCAGTCCCTGGTCTCCTCCTTTCAGAAATATTTCCCAGCCGGATTAGGGCTAATGCAATGGCATTTTGCATGGCTGTGCATTGG GTGATAAATTTCTTTGTTGGTCTATTGTTTTTGCGCTTACTGGAGCAAATAGGGGCACAAGTATTGTATACGATCTTTGGTGCCTTTTGTCTGCTGGCTGTGTTTTTTGTGAAGAGCAATGTTTTGGAAACGAAAGGAAAATCACTCCAAGAAATTGAAATTGCGCTTCTTCCACTCGAGTAA